The following proteins are co-located in the Solanum pennellii chromosome 8, SPENNV200 genome:
- the LOC107027879 gene encoding sugar transport protein 1-like gives MAGGGGIGPTNGKAYPGNLTSKVLVTCIVAAMGGLIFGYDIGISGGVTSMPSFLEEFFPDVYAKEVLLTVSTNQYCKFNSPKLTMFTSSLYLAALFASWAASIVTKVMGRKMSMLSGGVLFLIGAIVNGFSKNVAMLIIGRILLGCGIGFANQSVPVYLSEMAPYRYRGALNTVFQLSITVGIFAANLLNYFFAKIEGGWGWRLSLGGAVVPALIFIIGSFILPDTPNSLIERGKGDEAKSRLMKIRGIDNVDAEFNDLVEASERSKQVKSPWRNLLKNKQYRPQLIFSMLIPTFQQLTGMNVIMFYAPVLFKTIGFGDTASLMSAVITGLVNFIATFVSLLTVDRVGRRALFLEGGIQMFVCQIVISISIALKFGTSGDPGKLPIWYAVFVVTFICIYVAGFAWSWGPLGWLVPSEIFPLEVRPAGQAVNVSFNMIFTFFIAEIFTAMLCSFKFGLFLFFAFFVAIMTLFIYFFLPETKGIPIDDMGEIWSKHWYWKKYVTIEKDDDTKKSTENNSQSQVDVVEKQI, from the exons atggcaGGAGGTGGTGGAATAGGGCCAACAAATGGCAAGGCATATCCTGGAAATCTCACATCTAAAGTCTTAGTTACTTGTATTGTTGCTGCTATGGGTGGTTTAATCTTTGGTTATGACATTGGAATTTCAG GGGGAGTGACAtcaatgccttcatttttggAGGAGTTTTTTCCTGATGTATATGCAAAAGAAGTACTACTCACAGTATCAACAAATCAATATTGCAAATTCAACAGCCCAAAATTAACAATGTTTACATCATCTCTATATTTGGCTGCACTTTTTGCTTCATGGGCTGCTTCAATAGTAACTAAAGTTATGGGAAGAAAAATGTCTATGCTTTCTGGTGGAGTTCTTTTCCTAATTGGTGCTATTGTCAATGGATTTTCCAAAAATGTTGCTATGCTCATTATTGGTAGAATCCTTCTTGGTTGTGGTATCGGTTTCGCTAATCAG TCTGTGCCAGTGTACCTATCGGAAATGGCACCCTATAGGTATCGTGGAGCATTGAACACAGTCTTTCAACTTTCAATCACAGTTGGAATCTTTGCAGCAAATCTTCTGAACTATTTTTTCGCGAAAATAGAAGGTGGATGGGGTTGGCGTTTGAGTCTAGGGGGTGCAGTTGTACCCGCATTGATATTCATTATTGGTTCGTTTATCCTCCCCGATACACCAAATTCTTTAATTGAACGTGGTAAAGGGGACGAAGCTAAATCAAGGTTGATGAAAATTAGGGGAATTGACAATGTTGATGCTGAGTTTAATGATTTGGTTGAAGCAAGTGAAAGATCAAAACAAGTGAAAAGTCCTTGGAGgaatttgttgaaaaataaacaatatagGCCACAATTGATATTCTCTATGCTGATTCCAACATTTCAACAGTTAACTGGGATGAACGTTATTATGTTTTACGCGCCTGTTCTGTTTAAGACTATTGGTTTTGGAGACACTGCTTCACTTATGTCTGCTGTTATTACTGGTCTTGTCAACTTTATTGCTACTTTTGTTTCACTTCTTACTGTTGATAGAGTTGGAAGGAGAGCTTTGTTTCTTGAAGGTGGCATACAAATGTTTGTCTGTCAG attgtTATATCGATTTCGATTGCACTAAAGTTTGGAACAAGTGGCGATCCAGGAAAATTACCAATATGGTACGCAGTATTTGTTGTGACATTCATCTGCATATACGTGGCGGGTTTCGCCTGGTCGTGGGGTCCACTAGGGTGGTTAGTCCCTAGTGAAATTTTCCCCCTCGAGGTCCGACCAGCTGGTCAAGCCGTAAACGTGTCATTCAACATGATTTTCACCTTCTTCATTGCCGAGATCTTCACAGCAATGCTGTGCTCCTTCAAGTTTGGACTCTTCTTATTTTTCGCGTTTTTCGTCGCGATCATGACATTATTCATCTACTTCTTCCTCCCAGAAACGAAAGGGATTCCAATTGATGATATGGGTGAAATTTGGAGTAAACATTGGTATTGGAAAAAATATGTTACCATTGAAAAAGACGACGATACGAAaaaatcaacagaaaataattcGCAATCACAAGTGGACGTGGtggaaaaacaaatttaa